Proteins co-encoded in one Nitrospirae bacterium YQR-1 genomic window:
- a CDS encoding bacteriohemerythrin gives MEIYWDNSLSTGVNIIDEQHKEIISRINNLLSMTEEEKEGELDKLLRFFGGYVIDHFNTEEAYMIKHKYPFYDEHKDEHMKFLKSYSSLKRLFEKEGATDLIITATQNQAVDWLIKHIKNIDQKMADFLRNKI, from the coding sequence GTGGAAATATACTGGGATAATAGTCTGTCAACCGGAGTAAATATAATTGATGAACAGCATAAGGAGATAATTTCAAGAATTAACAATTTACTCTCGATGACAGAGGAAGAAAAAGAGGGAGAGCTGGATAAACTTCTCAGGTTTTTCGGCGGTTATGTTATAGACCACTTCAACACTGAAGAGGCCTACATGATTAAACACAAGTACCCTTTTTACGATGAGCATAAGGATGAGCACATGAAGTTTCTCAAAAGTTATTCCTCTCTGAAGAGACTCTTTGAGAAAGAGGGTGCCACTGATTTAATTATAACGGCTACACAAAATCAGGCTGTCGACTGGCTCATTAAGCATATTAAAAATATTGATCAGAAAATGGCGGATTTTTTAAGAAACAAAATTTAA
- a CDS encoding HU family DNA-binding protein yields MTKSELIDQIAKEANLSKADASKALDSTTNAIINALKSGQKVTFIGFGTFSVSTRKAREGRNPRTSETIKIPEAKVPKFVPGKAFKEAVNNK; encoded by the coding sequence ATGACGAAATCAGAGTTAATAGACCAGATAGCAAAAGAGGCGAATCTGTCTAAAGCAGATGCATCAAAAGCACTGGATTCTACAACCAACGCAATAATCAATGCACTTAAAAGCGGACAAAAGGTAACATTCATAGGTTTCGGTACATTTTCCGTATCAACCAGAAAGGCGAGAGAAGGCCGTAATCCAAGGACAAGTGAAACGATAAAGATACCTGAGGCCAAGGTTCCAAAGTTTGTTCCCGGGAAAGCCTTTAAAGAAGCTGTAAATAATAAATAA
- the recO gene encoding DNA repair protein RecO: MLLRTEGIVFKSFPLGEADLILTILSAEEGFVRAFAKSPRTTKSRFGSALEPLSHIKISLMGREHAQLPHLTQADIIRPYQKLREQFDCFVRICEILEITMSLFGEKEHHDGLFELLVDTLNHIESQESDSMRRCLFYKIKVLEKAGLSPRLNGCARCGVSAGAFYFSEGSVICGNCKDKTTDETRSTGSRLISMGAVSLYETIASWSLDKLHRIKPNDKLIFELEVFLNLHIKYRTERGLKTRDFMYKTSSNSKVNAGGK; encoded by the coding sequence ATGCTTTTAAGGACAGAGGGTATTGTCTTTAAGAGCTTTCCACTGGGAGAGGCCGATTTAATACTCACGATTCTCTCTGCTGAGGAGGGTTTTGTGCGTGCTTTTGCCAAAAGCCCTAGAACAACAAAGAGCCGCTTTGGCAGCGCTCTTGAACCCCTTTCCCATATCAAAATATCCCTCATGGGCAGGGAACATGCCCAACTACCGCATCTTACTCAGGCCGATATCATTCGTCCATACCAAAAGCTCAGGGAGCAGTTTGACTGTTTTGTCAGAATATGTGAAATACTTGAAATCACTATGTCACTTTTCGGTGAAAAGGAACATCACGACGGACTGTTTGAACTCTTGGTTGATACGTTAAACCATATAGAAAGTCAGGAGAGCGACTCAATGAGGAGATGCTTGTTCTATAAAATCAAGGTACTTGAAAAAGCAGGGCTTTCACCCAGGCTAAACGGCTGTGCAAGGTGCGGTGTATCGGCAGGGGCTTTTTATTTTAGTGAGGGTTCGGTTATCTGTGGCAATTGTAAGGATAAAACCACAGATGAAACCCGCTCAACAGGCAGCAGGCTAATAAGTATGGGTGCTGTCAGCCTCTATGAAACCATTGCCTCATGGAGCCTTGATAAACTCCACAGAATTAAGCCCAATGATAAACTCATATTTGAACTTGAAGTTTTTTTAAACCTTCATATTAAATACCGGACGGAGCGCGGGCTCAAAACAAGGGATTTCATGTATAAGACCAGCTCTAATTCAAAAGTAAACGCAGGCGGAAAGTAG
- a CDS encoding Hsp20/alpha crystallin family protein encodes MELKDLIPWWNKGSNLAIRREEEPGWATLHRNINELFDNFLDTAGFGPFGGFGGRFSPRIDVMEGDKDIRITTELPGMDEKDIDVSLRKDSLIIRGEKKDEKETKGSNYYRMERSYGSFSRCVALPAEVETDKVEAVFKNGVLTITMPKTEEAIKETKRIAVKAA; translated from the coding sequence ATGGAACTGAAGGACCTAATCCCGTGGTGGAACAAGGGCTCAAATTTAGCCATAAGGCGTGAGGAGGAGCCCGGGTGGGCAACTTTACACCGCAACATCAATGAGCTTTTTGACAACTTCCTTGACACTGCCGGCTTCGGACCCTTTGGTGGTTTTGGCGGGAGGTTTAGTCCGAGGATAGATGTGATGGAAGGTGACAAAGATATCAGAATTACAACGGAACTGCCCGGCATGGATGAAAAAGACATTGATGTTTCATTGAGAAAAGACTCCCTGATTATACGTGGTGAAAAGAAGGACGAAAAGGAGACTAAAGGGAGCAACTACTACCGGATGGAGCGCAGCTATGGCAGCTTCTCACGGTGCGTCGCTCTTCCTGCAGAGGTGGAGACAGATAAGGTTGAGGCTGTATTTAAAAACGGAGTGCTGACAATTACCATGCCTAAGACTGAAGAGGCTATAAAAGAGACTAAAAGGATAGCAGTTAAGGCGGCATAA
- the era gene encoding GTPase Era: protein MSAAEGIDEFRFGFVSIVGKPNVGKSTLFNLLVGHRLAIVTPKPQTTRNRIMGVKNLDRAQIAYFDTPGIYNAGNKLGEFLVKTAVMAVRETELVYFVTDPVNPGDAEKVILETIREQRKPVFLLINKIDAVADKTRLLKVTDAYRGLYDFSEIIPVSAKTGDGIDIVLERTLQLLPQRPAGFSFDVLTDKFERFMASEIVREKAMQLTHDELPHAIAVEIVLWKEKPNKLVSIGANIYVEKDSQKGIIIGKRGTLLKEIGSKARVEIEDMLGTKVYLELLVKVRGKWTKDVNMLRELGYN from the coding sequence GTGTCCGCGGCTGAGGGCATTGATGAGTTCCGTTTCGGGTTTGTTTCCATAGTGGGTAAGCCTAACGTCGGCAAATCCACGTTGTTTAACCTGCTTGTCGGACACAGATTAGCCATTGTAACACCTAAGCCCCAAACAACAAGAAACAGGATTATGGGAGTTAAAAACTTGGATCGGGCACAGATTGCTTATTTTGATACCCCTGGGATTTATAACGCCGGAAATAAGCTGGGTGAGTTTCTGGTTAAAACGGCTGTTATGGCTGTCAGGGAAACCGAACTGGTCTATTTTGTGACCGACCCTGTCAACCCCGGTGATGCAGAAAAGGTAATATTGGAAACTATCAGAGAACAGAGAAAACCCGTCTTCCTCTTAATAAATAAAATAGATGCCGTGGCCGATAAGACACGGCTGCTGAAAGTAACAGACGCCTACAGGGGTTTGTACGATTTCAGCGAGATAATTCCTGTTTCGGCAAAAACCGGCGATGGAATTGACATTGTGCTGGAGAGGACTCTGCAGTTACTGCCACAGCGGCCCGCCGGCTTTTCATTTGATGTGCTGACTGATAAATTCGAGCGCTTTATGGCCTCTGAAATTGTAAGGGAAAAAGCCATGCAGCTTACACATGATGAATTGCCACACGCCATCGCTGTAGAAATTGTGCTCTGGAAAGAAAAACCGAACAAACTAGTCTCAATTGGGGCAAATATATATGTTGAAAAAGACTCCCAAAAAGGTATAATAATAGGAAAGCGCGGAACACTGCTTAAGGAAATAGGAAGCAAGGCTCGTGTTGAAATTGAGGATATGCTTGGTACAAAAGTATATCTGGAATTGCTTGTAAAGGTAAGGGGTAAATGGACAAAGGATGTGAATATGTTAAGGGAACTGGGTTATAACTAA
- a CDS encoding pyridoxal phosphate-dependent aminotransferase, producing MLSERAKKIKPSATLSIDSKAKEMKASGVNVISFALGEPDFDTPDNIKEAAIKAIKDGFTKYTPVGGVPELKDAVINKLRVDNLLEYDRNEIVVSCGAKHSLYNAAQALYSPGDEVLIPAPYWVSYPDQVLLNDAQPVIVDTSEDDLFMVTADALREKITKKTKAVILNYPSNPTGYTYDKKTLEGIAEVALKHNLFIVSDEIYEKLLYDGLSHISIASIDKEVKKKTVVINGLSKSHSMTGWRIGYAAADKSIIKAMENIQSQSTSNPASVSQKAAIEAMTGQQDTVAVMVKEFDKRREFIVKELNKIPGVVCRRPQGAFYAFPNIKAHLGKKSATGRTVSDSSDMAMYLLEDAAVALVPGSAFGMEGYIRISYATSMDTIKEGLERIKKALQALS from the coding sequence ATGTTATCAGAAAGAGCTAAGAAGATTAAACCGTCAGCAACATTATCAATTGACTCAAAAGCAAAGGAGATGAAAGCATCAGGGGTGAATGTTATTAGTTTTGCTCTGGGAGAACCGGATTTCGACACCCCTGACAATATTAAAGAGGCTGCGATTAAGGCTATTAAAGATGGTTTTACAAAGTACACCCCCGTGGGAGGCGTACCTGAGCTTAAGGATGCTGTAATAAACAAACTCAGGGTGGATAACTTACTTGAATATGACCGCAATGAAATAGTGGTATCCTGCGGAGCAAAACACTCTCTATACAACGCCGCACAGGCCCTGTACTCACCCGGCGATGAGGTTTTAATTCCGGCTCCGTACTGGGTGTCTTATCCCGACCAGGTTCTGCTTAATGATGCTCAACCGGTAATTGTTGATACCTCTGAAGATGACCTCTTCATGGTCACGGCGGATGCGCTCAGAGAAAAAATCACGAAAAAAACCAAAGCCGTTATCCTTAATTACCCGTCTAATCCTACCGGCTACACCTATGACAAAAAAACCCTTGAGGGAATTGCCGAGGTTGCCCTTAAACACAATCTGTTTATCGTCTCAGACGAAATATATGAAAAACTCCTCTACGACGGACTTTCTCACATAAGCATAGCCTCCATTGATAAAGAAGTAAAAAAGAAAACAGTTGTAATAAACGGGCTCTCAAAGTCCCATTCTATGACAGGATGGCGGATAGGATATGCTGCCGCAGATAAGAGCATTATTAAAGCCATGGAAAATATCCAAAGCCAGTCAACATCAAATCCGGCCTCTGTTTCCCAGAAGGCTGCTATTGAGGCTATGACGGGACAGCAGGACACTGTGGCTGTCATGGTAAAAGAGTTTGATAAAAGAAGGGAATTCATAGTAAAGGAGTTAAATAAGATACCAGGAGTCGTCTGCCGCAGGCCGCAGGGCGCATTTTACGCATTTCCAAACATAAAGGCTCATCTTGGAAAAAAATCAGCCACAGGCCGCACTGTTTCCGACTCATCGGATATGGCTATGTATCTGCTGGAGGATGCCGCTGTCGCACTTGTGCCCGGAAGCGCTTTTGGCATGGAGGGTTATATCAGAATCTCCTATGCCACCTCAATGGATACCATAAAAGAGGGGCTCGAAAGAATTAAGAAGGCTCTGCAGGCTCTTTCTTAA
- a CDS encoding GDSL-type esterase/lipase family protein codes for MEIIPKVLAFCNKKIIKSIVIKKIMRGKYKKVFRDGFKGSDITILAFGDSLTVGFQSPTYERPWYEETPYADFLKEKMHFKADFIVSGVSGQLTSDMAERFESDVLDLQPNYVIILGGTNDLGWGVTISEIVENLTGMYQRSIANGITPVAVTVPSIRGFDSAIAPRVMLNSMIMQSSADMGFHCIDLFAATCEKDTLALASEYSNDGLHLSTEGYRVIADLLYDEVFRNINRQDD; via the coding sequence TTGGAGATTATACCAAAGGTGCTTGCTTTTTGCAATAAAAAAATAATAAAATCAATTGTAATAAAAAAAATAATGAGGGGAAAATATAAAAAAGTGTTCCGGGACGGTTTTAAAGGTTCAGATATAACTATTCTGGCGTTCGGAGACAGCCTGACTGTAGGCTTTCAATCGCCGACTTATGAACGTCCTTGGTATGAGGAAACCCCTTATGCTGATTTTTTAAAGGAAAAAATGCACTTTAAGGCTGATTTTATTGTTAGCGGAGTAAGCGGACAGTTGACCTCAGACATGGCGGAACGCTTTGAAAGTGATGTTTTAGACTTACAACCCAATTATGTTATCATACTGGGTGGAACCAATGATCTGGGTTGGGGCGTCACCATCAGCGAGATAGTGGAAAATCTCACCGGTATGTACCAAAGGAGTATAGCTAACGGTATAACTCCTGTTGCCGTAACTGTGCCCTCCATAAGAGGTTTTGATTCCGCTATCGCTCCGCGGGTGATGCTTAACTCTATGATTATGCAAAGCTCGGCTGATATGGGGTTTCACTGTATAGACCTCTTTGCCGCTACCTGTGAAAAAGATACCCTTGCCCTTGCTTCTGAGTATTCCAATGACGGACTACATCTCTCAACTGAGGGTTACAGGGTTATTGCCGATTTATTGTACGATGAGGTTTTTAGAAATATAAACCGGCAGGATGACTAA
- a CDS encoding bifunctional nuclease family protein, whose translation MVIRMKVDGLLFDPRSGMYILLLKALEGEETLPIWIGKPEADSIALALGRVATPRPLTHDLVKNLIDELKLSVARVVVREIIDNTYYATLYVTDGKNEKPIDSRPSDAVAVALRTNSPIFVDESVIEKRNADELEEWLRNLKPEDFGNIM comes from the coding sequence GTGGTAATAAGAATGAAAGTTGACGGACTACTGTTTGACCCCAGAAGTGGAATGTACATCTTGTTACTGAAAGCTCTGGAAGGTGAGGAGACACTCCCTATCTGGATAGGGAAACCGGAGGCCGATTCAATAGCCCTGGCACTAGGCAGGGTGGCAACTCCAAGGCCGCTGACTCACGATCTGGTAAAGAATCTGATTGATGAGTTAAAGCTTTCCGTGGCAAGGGTAGTGGTGCGCGAAATCATAGATAACACCTACTATGCCACACTTTATGTGACAGACGGTAAAAACGAAAAGCCGATAGACTCACGGCCCTCCGACGCTGTGGCTGTGGCCCTGAGAACTAATTCTCCCATATTTGTTGACGAGTCGGTTATCGAAAAAAGAAACGCTGATGAGCTTGAGGAATGGCTGCGAAACCTCAAGCCTGAGGACTTTGGAAATATCATGTAA